Proteins encoded within one genomic window of Oncorhynchus keta strain PuntledgeMale-10-30-2019 chromosome 12, Oket_V2, whole genome shotgun sequence:
- the LOC118391448 gene encoding coiled-coil domain-containing protein 80, whose product MSRLLCALLVLMSLCSHSLGVSASQPGKGRHKTRPQYKEPAGLLAPEDDHGGEGDHETRTVLDPEQEFLADFAGKKRLWVITAPSHSDNYLRMMEKQIQDMEQEGLNCRLAERDTFIVTIIQNAMMEGRIQKTTFQGEATMESIDSDMVTKLLHYLELGDQGFAMLVMKKNLRVSERFPYPVRVEAILEVIDQFPLRKLEKLTRKGSPLKCKITKKRLMKKKIPVKKKVFSPHMQGNVTSVTQRNTVAKKAALKSKIQDILSGRSRFIIRKTTTDSKGTQVFITGKANSKAVGKDNQKKNGNVFTEISTYPSTVEKRERKTVANSRDNKPENVGGGEESLEKNNSPKKGKGKKDGKKGKGRGRVKKNHREVNENNKKALMDFVEHLKGKKRLMVIATPSASTPQYVQQREENKLHFCDLALRKVTMATILSSGPDTTLILHHYQLDSETPFTSLPEKFTDPDLISQLMKQYGMSSKVFSMTMTDYDLKPNKVFDVPPPSSALMEYVDTFPSRRSEMERERKTPLTCSKSQEQGGALLRFMSKRRLLIISTPSEDDYSFQQQLQGLRGQACPMGVRHFALLKLIGTGPTASGTVELFPLNGKSQTENEPLSRDVVTGLQDQLKINREYFSMLVVGKDGDVKAWFPSPMWSLANIYDLVDSMELRQQEEKLQRTLGIRCPEDTGGSYQGYNEEADYHRSEE is encoded by the exons ATGTCGAGGTTGCTCTGTGCTCTGCTTGTCCTTATGTCTCTGTGTAGTCACAGCCTAGGGGTTTCTGCCTCACAGCCAGGGAAGGGAAGACATAAGACCAGACCTCAGTATAAAGAACCTGCTGGTCTCCTGGCTCCGGAGGATGATCATGGCGGAGAGGGAGACCATGAGACCAGGACAGTCCTTGACCCAGAACAGGAATTCCTGGCTGATTTTGCAGGTAAGAAGCGTTTGTGGGTAATCACGGCCCCGTCGCACAGTGACAACTACCTCCGCATGATGGAGAAACAGATTCAGGACATGGAGCAGGAGGGGCTGAACTGTCGCCTGGCTGAGAGGGACACCTTCATCGTCACCATCATCCAGAATGCCATGATGGAAGGCAGGATCCAGAAGACCACCTTCCAAGGAGAGGCCACCATGGAGAGCATTGACTCAGACATGGTCACCAAGCTGCTGCATTACCTTGAGCTGGGGGATCAAGGCTTCGCCATGCTAGTCATGAAGAAGAACCTTAGGGTGAGTGAGCGGTTCCCCTACCCTGTCCGTGTGGAGGCCATCCTAGAGGTCATTGATCAGTTCCCCTTGCGCAAGCTGGAAAAACTCACCAGGAAGGGCTCCCCTCTGAAATGTAAAATCACCAAGAAGAGGCTGATGAAGAAAAAGATTCCTGTGAAAAAGAAGGTGTTCAGTCCCCATATGCAGGGAAACGTTACCTCTGTCACCCAGAGGAATACTGTGGCCAAGAAGGCTGCACTGAAGAGCAAAATTCAGGACATTCTCAGCGGTCGCTCCAGGTTCATCATTCGAAAGACGACCACTGATTCAAAAGGAACACAAGTATTCATCACAGGGAAGGCAAACTCCAAAGCTGTGGGAAAGGACAACCAAAAGAAAAATGGAAATGTTTTTACAGAAATAAGCACATATCCTTCTACTgtagagaaaagagaaagaaagactgTAGCCAACTCTAGAGATAATAAACCAGAGAACGTTGGTGGGGGAGAAGAATCCTTGGAGAAAAACAACTCCCCCAAAAAAGGcaagggaaagaaagatgggaagaaagggaaagggagagggagagtgaagaaAAACCACAGAGAAGTGAATGAGAACAATAAGAAAGCACTGATGGACTTTGTAGAGCATTTGAAGGGGAAGAAAAGACTTATG GTGATAGCCACGCCCAGTGCCAGCACACCTCAGTATGTCcagcagagggaggagaacaAGCTTCATTTCTGTGACCTTGCCCTGAGAAAAGTTACTATGGCAACCATCCTGAGCTCAGGGCCTGACACTACCCTCATCCTGCACCACTACCAACTTG ATTCTGAGACGCCATTCACCTCACTACCAGAGAAGTTCACTGACCCAGATCTCATCTCTCAACTGATGAAGCAGTATGGGATGTCCTCTAAGGTTTTCTCTATGACTATGACTGACTATGACCTGAAACCCAAT AAAGTATTTGATGTACCTCCACCCTCATCTGCGTTGATGGAATATGTTGACACCTTTCCATCGCGACGAtctgaaatggaaagagagagaaaaactcCACTGACCTGCTCCAAATCCCAAGAACAGGGCGGGGCATTGTTGAG GTTCATGTCTAAAAGGAGACTGCTGATCATCTCTACTCCATCTGAGGACGACTACTCCTTCCAACAGCAGCTCCAGGGGCTGAGAGGACAGGCCTGTCCCATGG GCGTCCGTCATTTTGCCTTGTTGAAGTTGATCGGAACAGGACCAACCGCCTCAGGCACTGTGGAACTGTTTCCACTCAATG GAAAGAGCCAAACGGAGAACGAGCCTTTGTCACGGGACGTGGTCACTGGTCTCCAGGACCAGCTGAAGATCAACCGGGAGTACTTCAGTATGCTGGTGGTGGGGAAGGACGGGGACGTGAAAGCCTGGTTCCCCTCGCCCATGTGGTCTCTGGCCAACATCTATGACCTGGTGGACTCCATGGAGCTGCGGCAGCAAGAAGAGAAGCTGCAGAGGACTTTAGGTATTCGCTGCCCTGAGGACACTGGCGGTAGTTACCAAGGTTATAATGAGGAAGCAGATTACCACAGGTCAGAGGAGTAA